The nucleotide sequence ATTTTGCTTTCATATTAATAAAATTAAGTAGTGTTTTAATTTTGTTTATACAAATGTAAATAAAATTAATAAATTAAGCAATAAAAAAATCCATCAGTTTCATATTGATGGATTTTAGTTTAATATTATTTAATTGGGCTTTTACTTTGTACGGATTAAATTCCAATTGATTAATAAAACTGCGGCAAGAATAATTGCGATTCCAATCCATTGCGAAAACAGTACTTGTTCCTGCAAAAAGATAAATGCAAAAGTTACTGAAACAGGAAGTTCCACTGCCGAAACAATGCTTCCTAAACCAACTCCTGTTAATGGAAATCCTTTGTTTAATAGGATAGGAGGTAACACTGTTCCAAAAACTGAAAGTAAAATGCCCCACGTATATAAAATGGAAAAATCGAATGTTTTTAAAGCAATAAAATCCGAAGCAATTAATTGCATGTTTAAGTAGGAGGGAAGTATTTGCGTAAGCAAACTAAAAAGCAACACAATGATACCGCCCCCCAAAAGCATAAACAAACTGCGTTTATAAGCATTCAACTCTTTTGCAATGCTGTTGGTGCTGTATAAGGTTATTGAGAAAGAAATAGCAGCCAAAAATCCGAATAAAAATCCTTTAAAATCATAGATTATTTCGTTGTTTAACAAGTTAGTTGCCAATACAGTTCCCAATAAAACAAAAACAACAGCTGCAAATTTTGAAAACGTAGGCATTTTTTTAGCAATAAAAGCTTCGATTAATACACCAATCCAAACCGACTGCATTAACAAAACCACAGCAATTGATGCATGGAGGTATTTTACGCACAAATAGTATAACACGCTTGTAAACCCCATAGATGTGCCACTGGTCAGCAGTTTTATTACATCGCTTTTGGTAGCTTTCTTGGTGTTGTTTATGAATAAATTCACAACCAAAAGGCATAGTATTGCCAAAAAAAATTGCGAAAAAGTAACTTCGGCGGTTGTAAATCCTTGTTTATAAGCCATTTTTACAAACGATGCCAGCATGCCGTAACTACTAGCTCCTAAAGCAACGAGAATGATTCCTTTTAATGTTGAGTTCAAAGTGTACTATTTTAAAAAAAACAAAACTCGGCATTTTTACCGAGTTTTTTCAAACATTACATCATTTCTTCCATATCTTCTCCTGAAGAAGATTGTCTTTTTTGATCTTTTTGTCGATCTTGTTTGGTTTGGTTGAAACGGTAAGTAAATGATAAGTTGATGGTGCGTTCTCTCCATTGCATTTCAGCATAAGAATTTACTTGCGCAATATTGGTTTCCATGATTCGTTTGCGCGAATTGAATAAATCTTGCACATTTAGGGCGATTGTACCTTTATCTTTTAAAACTTCTTTGCTCAAAGCCATGTTTACCGAAGCAATTCCTAGAATTTTTCCTTGAGCTGTTTTTTGTCCTCCGCGATACATGAAGTTGGTTTGCCAATCTATTTTCGATGGAAGTGTTACGCGCGAATTAATTCTACCATTCCATGTAAATGCATCGTTGTCAAAGTTTTGGTTCACCGTGTTTCCTTCAAAGTCTGTATAGGTGTAGTCGCCACGTGTAGAAACCTGAAACAAGTTAGCATTGGCATTTAAACGCCACCAGCGAAACGGATTGTAGTTGGCATTCAACTCTAATCCATAGCGGTATTCGGTTGCCAAGTTTATTGGACCACTTATCGTAATGGGAATGCCTTCTTCGTTCACACCATCCACACGGCGCACAAACTGCGTGGCATCGGTAGTATGGTTGTAATAAACAGAAGATGTTAAAGTAAGCTGCCCAATTCGTTTCATATAGCCTAAATCAAAAGCATTGGTAAACGATGGATCCAAATCGGGATTTCCCATAAAGAAATTAATTGAACTGGAATAATTACTAATTGGGTTCAACATACGCCCGCGTGGTCGGCGTACTCTGCGGCTGTAACTTATGGTGAAATTTTCATTACTTCCAACTTCATAATTCAAAAAAGCACTTGGAAAAAAGTTGTTGTACTTTTTGTTGTTGAAATCCATTGTGGTGAATTGATTTACATCTATTTCCGTTGCTTCCCAGCGCAATCCAAACATATAACCAAATTTGTTGATTTTGTTTCCGTATTGTGCATACAAAGCATGTACTTTTTCAAGATATTGTAAATCGTTTCTAAATAAATCATTGGGTTCTAAAACTCCTGCATCGTTCAACGAATTAATGTTGAATTTTGTGCCAATTTCATTAAAATTACCTAAATAACCTGCTTCGAACTGACTGTTTTCATTGAAAGGCAATACATAATCAACACGTGCAATGTGTCGCAATTCGTTTTCAGTGGCTTTGGTTACATCTTGGGCCAAAACCGTATTTGCTTGATTAATGGTTGCTATGTTCGAGTCTTCAATGTCGGTATTCTTGTTCACACTGCCCGAAACATATAATTGATGCCCTTCTTCGTTGAATTTATAGGTGAAATCGGTGGTATACTCTACTGTTTCTTTCCTATCGTCTTCTTCGGTTTGACGGGTGTTTCGGTACAATAAATTGCGGTTGGCATCATAATTAGAATAATTCAATGTGCGCGGATTATCGCCTGTACTTTTCCGGTAAGTGAACCCTTGTGTCCAAATGAGCTTGTCGGTTAAATTCCAATCAAAGCCAAAATTACCGTTAAAACTTTCCCGCTCGCGGGTGTTTTTTGAATATTCATCAACATAACTTGAGGTGTTGCCGTTTTCATCAAAATATTGCGATTCGTTTAAAGAATTTCCAAACGTTTTGTTTTTGGCGAATCCAACATTGGTGTATAGATTAAAATCTTTCTCGCGATAATTGATACTTGCATTGGTACCATAGCTCAAAGGATCGCCAATATTAGCCGTCACGCTTCCGTTTATGCCGTTGTTGCTTCCTTTTTTTAGAATGATA is from Paenimyroides aestuarii and encodes:
- a CDS encoding EamA family transporter, yielding MNSTLKGIILVALGASSYGMLASFVKMAYKQGFTTAEVTFSQFFLAILCLLVVNLFINNTKKATKSDVIKLLTSGTSMGFTSVLYYLCVKYLHASIAVVLLMQSVWIGVLIEAFIAKKMPTFSKFAAVVFVLLGTVLATNLLNNEIIYDFKGFLFGFLAAISFSITLYSTNSIAKELNAYKRSLFMLLGGGIIVLLFSLLTQILPSYLNMQLIASDFIALKTFDFSILYTWGILLSVFGTVLPPILLNKGFPLTGVGLGSIVSAVELPVSVTFAFIFLQEQVLFSQWIGIAIILAAVLLINWNLIRTK
- a CDS encoding TonB-dependent receptor domain-containing protein encodes the protein MKAINYVYCTVFALATSTVFSQENNQVLVTGTVVEKATNTPLEYANITIESTTNANNITGDVTDATGKFSIPVTPDTYKIRVEYLGYKTFTIDSKEINTALSLGTIAVEGDNEVLSAVVIETQRAAVELKLDKRIYNVGNDAVVKGGTASDVLDNIPSVEVDSEGNVSLRGNESVRVLIDGKPSGLASNIGDALKMIPSESLDRVEVITNPSARYEAEGSAGIINIILKKGSNNGINGSVTANIGDPLSYGTNASINYREKDFNLYTNVGFAKNKTFGNSLNESQYFDENGNTSSYVDEYSKNTRERESFNGNFGFDWNLTDKLIWTQGFTYRKSTGDNPRTLNYSNYDANRNLLYRNTRQTEEDDRKETVEYTTDFTYKFNEEGHQLYVSGSVNKNTDIEDSNIATINQANTVLAQDVTKATENELRHIARVDYVLPFNENSQFEAGYLGNFNEIGTKFNINSLNDAGVLEPNDLFRNDLQYLEKVHALYAQYGNKINKFGYMFGLRWEATEIDVNQFTTMDFNNKKYNNFFPSAFLNYEVGSNENFTISYSRRVRRPRGRMLNPISNYSSSINFFMGNPDLDPSFTNAFDLGYMKRIGQLTLTSSVYYNHTTDATQFVRRVDGVNEEGIPITISGPINLATEYRYGLELNANYNPFRWWRLNANANLFQVSTRGDYTYTDFEGNTVNQNFDNDAFTWNGRINSRVTLPSKIDWQTNFMYRGGQKTAQGKILGIASVNMALSKEVLKDKGTIALNVQDLFNSRKRIMETNIAQVNSYAEMQWRERTINLSFTYRFNQTKQDRQKDQKRQSSSGEDMEEMM